Below is a genomic region from Catenuloplanes atrovinosus.
GCCGAAACCAGTCACCATGGCCCGCACCCCCTGGTCGGTCACGCATCAGCCCATGACTCGATGGTGCGCGTACCGGCGAAGGCCTGTCCAGGACCAATCACCCGGCCGGCGGGACCATGCGGGCACACCGGTCCCAGCGGTCCCACCGGCCACAGCGGTCAGGCCGCGTCGCGCATCCGGGGCGTGGCCAGCCGGCGGAACCGGCTGGCGTGGAAGACCAGCGGCGCCACGTCCGGGTCGGCCCGGAGCGTGTGGACGCGCAGCAGCACGATGTCGTGGTCGCCGGCGGGCACCTGCCGCTCGATCGTGCAGTCCAGCCACGCGGTGGCGCCGACCAGGAAGACCGCGCCGGCCGGGCCGGTCTCCCAGGTGACGCCCGCGAACCGGTCGCCGGTCCGGGACGCTATCTGCCGGGCGAGCCCGTCGTGGCCCTCACCGAGCACGCTGACGCCGACCCGCTCC
It encodes:
- a CDS encoding flavin reductase family protein — translated: MVELRPVGDDPGALRQAYGCFPSGVTAVCALVDGVPAGLTASSFTSVSMNPPLVSVCVQHTSTTWPKLRDLERVGVSVLGEGHDGLARQIASRTGDRFAGVTWETGPAGAVFLVGATAWLDCTIERQVPAGDHDIVLLRVHTLRADPDVAPLVFHASRFRRLATPRMRDAA